From Helicobacter sp. MIT 99-5507:
AAATCACTACACCTATTTCCATGCTTTCTTTTTCACAAAGAAAATCTAATCCCTCCCCGCTCCCTTTAACAAAAGAAATGCTCCCTTTCTTTTGCACAAAGGGAGAGCCTGCACACTCTCCACTTCTAGCAAAAAATCGGGCATGAGGCACTACTGCTCCTGCTTTTTCCGATTTTTCACACCACGAAGTGGGTGCAGAGTCTCACTATGATTGCCATTCTAAGGCTTTAGCCAAAGAATCTAAAGACAATAATACCCACACTCTCCCTAAAAATTGGGAAGTCAAAACACTTGGGGAGATAGGCAAGGTTGTTTCAGGTGGCACTCCCTCCACAAGCAACAAAGATAATTTTGATGGAGAAATTGCTTGGATTACACCCGCAGACTTATCAGGTTATAAAGAAAAATATATCTCAAAAGGGAAAAGAAACCTTAGCGAACAAGGTTTAAAAAACTCATCGGCTAGACTTTTGCCCCCAAATTCTATTCTTTTTTCATCAAGAGCACCGATTGGGTATGTTGCAATTGCTTCAAATACTTTATGCACGAATCAAGGGTTTAAGAATTTAATTCCTCATAGCAATGTGAGCAGTGAATATATTTATTATTTTTTATTGTATTCTAAAAGATTGGCAGAAAGTGTTGCAAGTGGGACAACCTTTAAAGAAATTTCTGCTACAAATTTTTCAAAACTTCATATCCCCCTCCC
This genomic window contains:
- a CDS encoding restriction endonuclease subunit S, which translates into the protein MGAESHYDCHSKALAKESKDNNTHTLPKNWEVKTLGEIGKVVSGGTPSTSNKDNFDGEIAWITPADLSGYKEKYISKGKRNLSEQGLKNSSARLLPPNSILFSSRAPIGYVAIASNTLCTNQGFKNLIPHSNVSSEYIYYFLLYSKRLAESVASGTTFKEISATNFSKLHIPLPPLETQKQIVQILESKFAHLEKLAQFVNASLENLQKLKSSLLNQAFKGELVC